A genomic region of Anopheles coustani chromosome 3, idAnoCousDA_361_x.2, whole genome shotgun sequence contains the following coding sequences:
- the LOC131260964 gene encoding symplekin, with amino-acid sequence MENLLRGSSSFGEAAMLFADEKIVSARSKIVEALNEAQTATPARKCELIAKVQELLLHTDVELLNEFLENILVFGHDPNQDVRKNIAGFIEEMCKKHIAMLPKVIGELFSLLRDRSPNVTKRVIQGCGSIYRLAIQWICSLDEIPEEVEQAWNTMCLLKASILDMIDNDNDGIRTNAIKFLEGVVILQTYPDEDSMKRENDFSLEDVPLTMKLIRRRKLEDEATNIFELLLQFHGASHISSVNLIACTGTLCIIAKLRPSTMTRVIEALKYLHSNLPPTLTNSQVSSVRKNLKMQFLNLLKHPASYEHQATIAQILLDLGASNGEITRAIPKMDKREQQRRAKRALENSMAQQQAAKRAKLDEQSRKEKDSLSASGSLEGREQAAPTMEIDYDELNEQKLRSNKQNEQYLLDVLQKVDLVAQLVLANMDKMSEQTIQNSKPTVVLSVEQYVQQIAQTLAVQMSEVKVGPGATCFTKDPPMKVRSMEDEEKQGSKRQTAVDASGELGSSTPTTDQPDDEQMETGVDGEEDDEALSEEDRQKLEATRKLRETLERVKGGTGPGGEPKVRQRIKMPKLSEITKPLPKATKETFLVDAVVRILKAERQALVGGVSMQRNRIITAFGSSFVNPVRDIILEHILEDLPKRIDLAFSWIFEEYGLMQGFARYTHVKHDKGPQYPYTQLLLRLVTSVIERPSDTFRQKESLLKRLYLEAPHLPQELIDELVRMCELEELADCGMQIAKDLLIRRPPKERQFLDILLRYAYCENIPIREKAIEYVMSVFAVHRIMTDPILTVAQKWLGYLEEENPSEAIFSAEYGRAEHPRTWNEELTKVCLGLFLEVMVYDQTLLTRFSEVYIKASSEMKRAVIRAIEGPIRKIGPESEELLRLIEQCPNGSETIIIRIIYILTEKTIPSPDLVERVRTLHQTKVSDVRLLIPVINGLTKKEILNALPKLIKLNPGVVKEVFNRLLGIGGEYGSAELPLTPVELLVALHTIETTKVELKFIVKACSLCLAEKEVYTHDVLGSVMQQLVEMTPLPTLLMRTVIQSLTLHPRLSGFVTNLLQRLILKQVWKQKVVWDGFLKCAQRLTPQSLGILIQLPAPQLQDALKNCPEFREPMLEHAREIMEHQIGHVSQPVMDVLLGISPYSATESAELQIVGNYSEDAPMSSHLPVKIKQEKDLEKPTTATTAAPAGNE; translated from the exons ATGGAAAACTTGCTCCGAGGATCCTCCAGCTTCGGCGAAGCGGCTATGCTTTTTGCCGACGAAAAAATTGTTAGCGCCAGGAGTAAG ATTGTAGAAGCGTTGAACGAAGCGCAGACGGCAACACCGGCAAGAAAGTGCGAGCTTATTGCAAAGGTGCAGGAGTTGCTATTGCACACCGATGTCGAGTTGCTGAACGAGTTTCTGGAGAATATACTAGTGTTTGGGCACGATCCAAACCAGGACGTTCGGAAGAACATTGCCGGGTTCATAGAGGAAATGTGCAAGAAACACATTGCCATGCTTCCGAAAGTGATCGGGGAGCTGTTTTCGTTGCTGCGTGATCGTTCCCCGAACGTGACGAAGCGGGTGATCCAAGGCTGTGGTTCCATCTACCGGCTGGCAATACAGTGGATTTGTTCGCTGGATGAAATCCCGGAAGAGGTCGAACAGGCGTGGAACACGATGTGCCTGTTGAAGGCTTCCATCCTCGATATGATCGATAACGATAACGATGGCATTCGGACGAACGCGATCAAGTTCCTGGAGGGTGTGGTGATCCTGCAAACGTACCCCGACGAGGACAGCATGAAACGGGAAAATGACTTTTCCCTCGAAGACGTGCCGCTTACGATGAAGTTGATACGTCGGCGTAAGCTGGAGGACGAAGCGACAAACATCTTCGAGCTGTTGCTGCAATTTCACGGAGCGTCCCATATTTCGTCAGTGAATTTGATTGCCTGCACGGGCACACTGTGTATCATTGCGAAGCTGCGCCCATCGACCATGACGCGAGTGATCGAGGCGCTGAAGTATCTGCACTCGAATCTCCCACCGACGCTCACCAATTCGCAGGTCAGCTCGGTGCGGAAGAACTTGAAAATGCAGTTCCTCAACCTGCTCAAGCATCCGGCCAGCTACGAGCATCAGGCGACCATTGCCCAGATCCTACTCGATCTAGGCGCTTCCAATGGGGAAATCACCCGTGCCATTCCAAAGATGGATAAACGGGAACAGCAGCGACGCGCGAAACGGGCCCTCGAAAATTCGATGGCCCAGCAGCAGGCCGCAAAGCGTGCGAAACTCGACGAGCAAtcaaggaaagaaaaggacAGCCTTTCGGCATCTGGTTCGTTGGAGGGTCGCGAGCAGGCCGCGCCGACGATGGAAATTGACTATGACGAGTTGAATGAACAGAAGCTCCGTTCGAACAAGCAGAACGAACAGTATCTGTTGGATGTGCTGCAAAAGGTAGATCTCGTCGCCCAGCTGGTCCTTGCTAACATGGACAAAATGTCGGAGCAGACGATACAAAACTCCAAGCCCACGGTAGTCCTCTCGGTCGAGCAGTACGTACAGCAGATCGCCCAAACTCTGGCCGTTCAGATGAGCGAGGTAAAGGTTGGTCCGGGCGCGACCTGCTTCACGAAGGATCCCCCGATGAAGGTACGGAGTATGGAAGACGAGGAGAAGCAAGGCAGCAAGCGTCAAACGGCGGTGGATGCTTCCGGTGAACTTGGTTCTTCGACCCCCACCACCGACCAGCCGGATGACGAGCAAATGGAAACGGGTGTCGACGGGGAAGAGGACGATGAAGCACTTTCCGAAGAGGATCGCCAAAAGCTGGAAGCGACAAGAAAGCTCCGTGAAACGTTGGAACGAGTCAAGGGGGGTACGGGACCCGGTGGAGAACCGAAGGTGCGGCAGCGAATTAAGATGCCCAAGCTGTCGGAAATCACCAAACCGCTTCCAAAGGCAACGAAAGAAACGTTCCTTGTCGATGCGGTCGTAAGGATACTGAAAGCGGAGCGTCAAGCCCTTGTAGGTGGTGTTAGTATGCAACGGAACCGCATCATAACAGCGTTCGGGTCGTCGTTCGTGAATCCCGTGCGAGACATCATCCTGGAGCACATCTTAGAGGACTTGCCGAAGCGCATAGATCTGGCGTTTTCGTGGATTTTCGAAGAATACGGACTCATGCAGGGGTTCGCTCGGTACACGCACGTTAAGCACGACAAAGGGCCCCAGTATCCGTACACGCAGCTGCTGTTGCGTCTGGTGACGAGCGTCATCGAACGCCCGAGCGATACGTTCCGTCAGAAGGAATCCCTATTGAAACGGCTCTACCTAGAAGCACCGCACCTTCCGCAAGAATTAATCGACGAGCTGGTCCGCATGTGCGAGCTGGAAGAGCTGGCTGACTGTGGCATGCAGATAGCGAAGGATCTGCTCATCCGTCGGCCACCCAAGGAACGCCAGTTTCTGGATATTCTGCTCAGATACGCGTACTGTGAGAACATACCAATCCGCGAGAAAGCGATCGAGTATGTCATGAGTGTGTTCGCCGTCCATCGTATCATGACGGATCCGATCCTCACGGTGGCCCAGAAGTGGCTGGGCTACCTGGAGGAGGAAAACCCCTCGGAAGCGATTTTCTCCGCCGAGTATGGTAGGGCGGAACATCCGCGTACCTGGAACGAAGAGCTGACCAAGGTGTGCCTCGGCCTGTTCCTCGAGGTGATGGTGTACGATCAGACGCTGCTGACCCGCTTCTCGGAGGTTTACATCAAGGCGTCCTCGGAAATGAAGCGTGCCGTGATTCGCGCGATCGAGGGCCCGATTCGAAAGATTGGTCCGGAGAGCGAGGAACTGCTCCGGCTGATCGAACAGTGCCCGAACGGTTCGGAGACGATCATCATAAGAATCATCTACATACTTACGGAGAAAA ccatTCCCTCGCCGGATCTTGTGGAACGTGTGCGTACCCTTCACCAGACGAAGGTTTCCGATGTTCGGTTACTCATTCCCGTCATCAACGGGCTGACGAAGAAGGAAATTCTTAACGCGCTGCCAAAGCTGATCAAATTGAACCCTGGCGTGGTGAAGGAAGTGTTCAACCGGTTACTTGGTATCGGCGGTGAGTACGGTAGTGCCGAGTTGCCACTGACACCGGTAGAACTGCTCGTCGCACTGCACACGATCGAGACGACCAAGGTGGAGCTAAAGTTTATCGTGAAGGCGTGCTCACTCTGTCTGGCCGAAAAGGAAGTGTACACGCACGACGTGCTTGGCAGTGTGATGCAACAGTTGGTCGAAATGACCCCGCTCCCGACGCTGCTTATGCGTACGGTCATTCAATCGCTCACGCTGCACCCCCGACTGTCCGGCTTCGTGACAAACCTACTGCAACGGCTCATACTAAAGCAGGTCTGGAAGCAGAAGGTGGTTTGGGATGGGTTCCTCAAGTGTGCGCAACGGCTGACGCCACAGAGTCTCGGCATCCTGATACAGCTCCCAGCCCCGCAGCTGCAGGACGCGCTGAAAAACTGTCCCGAGTTCCGGGAACCGATGCTGGAGCACGCGCGAGAAATTATGGAGCATCAGATCGGGCACGTTTCGCAGCCAGTCATGGATGTGCTGTTGGGCATTTCGCCGTACTCCGCGACCGAATCGG
- the LOC131260968 gene encoding uncharacterized protein LOC131260968 codes for MSDTKSEEQAVAANAKPEGETAEIKSPTKRTPKRKADAFQKESEELLKTLGVTVDMEDGRRRTRSSARGGGPATPTATPATPPAKRARGGAQTPTSKRGKPTEEVVPGEESHNTDKGTPKKRTHVEPKKLDLTDKNEASSKDDKDQPEVDGTETSTAVAKDADSEKEVTKDKEAESVKDEADSTKDAAEVKQQEPAKTEDAQKETTTVTGEKNDSGVEEIKSDSSKTPDTPMEVDVQEDKPPAVVADEAKPTNDVKPTDEEKTAVQESEQLPPSVDETGSSAKEENVGKSAESNGTPEVKDVTSETETEVVQATDVLKESAPTQEAEKTPSSVSVNDVVSAAQNNANEKDSPTVESKIVTNDTAAVEPATAAP; via the exons ATGTCGGATACGAAGTCGGAAGAGCAAGCAGTGGCCGCTAATGCGAAGCCAGAAGGAGAGACCGCGGAAATTAAGTCACCG ACTAAGAGAACTCCAAAGCGAAAAGCGGACGCGTTCCAGAAGGAAAGCGAGGAATTGTTGAAAACACTCGGAGTAACGGTCGATATGGAGGATGGACGACGGCGAACGCGATCCAGCGCACGTGGAGGTGGTCCGGCAACGCCAACGGCGACACCGGCAACACCACCGGCAAAGCGAGCACGAGGCGGGGCTCAAACGCCCACTTCCAAACGGGGCAAGCCGACGGAAGAGGTAGTTCCGGGAGAAGAGTCCCACAACACCGACAAGGGCACACCCAAAAAGCGAACCCATGTGGAACCGAAAAAACTAGATCTGACGGATAAGAACGAAGCATCCAGTAAGGACGATAAGGACCAACCGGAAGTGGACGGCACTGAAACTTCCACGGCGGTTGCAAAGGATGCGGATAGCGAGAAAGAGGTAACCAAGGATAAAGAAGCTGAATCAGTCAAGGACGAGGCTGACTCGACAAAAGATGCCGCTGAAGTAAAACAGCAGGAGCCAGCTAAAACAGAAGATGCGCAGAAAGAAACGACAACCGTCACGGGAGAGAAGAACGATTCAGGCGTTGAGGAAATCAAGTCGGATAGCAGCAAAACACCCGACACGCCGATGGAGGTTGATGTGCAGGAGGATAAACCACCCGCAGTAGTGGCCGACGAGGCTAAACCAACTAACGACGTCAAACCGACCGATGAGGAAAAAACTGCTGTCCAGGAGTCGGAGCAACTGCCGCCTAGTGTGGACGAAACTGGAAGTTCAGCTAAAGAGGAAAATGTTGGCAAGTCAGCTGAGAGCAACGGAACGCCGGAAGTAAAAGATGTAACTTCGGAGACGGAGACAGAAGTAGTGCAAGCTACTGATGTGTTGAAGGAAAGTGCTCCTACccaagaagcagaaaaaaccCCCAGCAGTGTATCGGTGAATGACGTTGTTTCAGCGGCGCAGAATAATGCGAACGAAAAAGATAGTCCAACTG TGGAATCTAAAATTGTAACCAACGATACGGCAGCAGTAGAACCAGCAACTGCTGCACCATAA